In Mycolicibacterium phocaicum, one DNA window encodes the following:
- a CDS encoding helix-turn-helix transcriptional regulator, producing MNRGTAVIRVTFLDSVSEFRHNGVVKLPSGAPEAVGTATAVASATAVSDGHTRSAIVQLLLEGAVTASQIGEQLGISAAGVRRHLDALIEAGDAESSAAAAWQHNGRGRPAKRYRLTAAGRAKLGHTYDDLAAAAMRQLREIGGDDAIRTFARRRIDSILSGVTATDDITDTADQVATALTKAGYATTTTPVTGPIGGVQICQHHCPVSHVAEEFPELCDAEREAFAEVLGTHVQRLATIVNGDCACTTHVPVIPENAVHSIHTATQEEGVSQ from the coding sequence CTGAACCGCGGGACCGCGGTGATAAGGGTTACCTTCCTAGATTCGGTTTCTGAATTCCGTCACAATGGTGTTGTGAAATTGCCGTCCGGAGCTCCCGAAGCTGTCGGCACCGCGACCGCGGTGGCGTCGGCCACGGCTGTTTCCGACGGTCACACCCGCTCGGCGATCGTGCAGTTGCTGCTGGAAGGCGCCGTGACCGCGAGCCAGATCGGCGAGCAACTCGGCATCTCCGCGGCCGGCGTGCGGCGTCATCTCGACGCGCTCATCGAGGCCGGCGACGCCGAATCCAGCGCCGCCGCCGCGTGGCAGCACAACGGCCGTGGCCGTCCCGCCAAGCGCTACCGCCTCACCGCCGCCGGGCGCGCCAAGCTCGGCCATACCTACGACGACCTCGCCGCGGCCGCCATGCGCCAGCTGCGTGAGATCGGTGGCGACGACGCCATCCGCACCTTCGCCCGTCGCCGTATCGACTCGATCCTGTCCGGCGTCACCGCGACCGACGACATCACCGACACCGCGGATCAGGTGGCCACGGCGCTGACCAAGGCCGGCTACGCCACCACGACGACGCCGGTGACCGGACCCATCGGCGGCGTGCAGATCTGCCAGCACCACTGTCCGGTGTCGCACGTCGCCGAGGAATTCCCCGAGCTGTGCGACGCCGAGCGCGAAGCGTTCGCCGAGGTACTCGGTACGCACGTGCAGCGCCTGGCCACCATCGTCAACGGCGATTGTGCGTGCACTACGCACGTCCCCGTGATCCCCGAGAACGCAGTCCACTCCATCCACACCGCGACCCAAGAAGAAGGAGTGTCGCAATGA
- the mptB gene encoding polyprenol phosphomannose-dependent alpha 1,6 mannosyltransferase MptB — translation MPDRLQHLSTAVAHWHADEPSVGSPLNASEIASLRRTRRFGATGTVLMAIGALGAGARPVVQDPTFGVRLLNLPSRIQTVSLTMTTTGAVMMALAWLMLGRYTLGKRRMSRSQLDQTLLLWALPLLIAPPMYSKDVYSYLAQSQIASIGLDPYRVGPATGLGLGHVFTLTVPSLWRETPAPYGPLFLWIGRGISEITGDNIVAGVLSHRLVVLLGVAATVWATPRLARRCGVAEVSALWLGPCNPLLFMHLIAGIHNEAPMLGLMLAGTEFAMRGIDSARPFLPRPLRRPRHRDDWAAWYPLAMLLTGTVLIAMSSQIKLPSLLALGFVAMALARRLGGTVKAFFQACVPLGTVALAVMALIGWASGLGFGWLFTLGTANVVRSWMSPPTLVALGTGQVGILLGLGDHTTAVLGLTRGIGVFVIGVLVSWLLLSVLRGRLHPLGGLGVAMGATVLLFPVVQPWYLLWAIIPLACWATRPGFRGTTIVVTFVVGVFGPTANGDRFALFQILDATLASTVIVLLLIALTRNRLPWRGLPESDNGDAPGSSPARPDAYAESP, via the coding sequence ATGCCCGACCGCCTTCAGCACCTGAGCACGGCCGTCGCGCACTGGCATGCCGACGAGCCGTCCGTCGGCTCCCCCCTCAATGCGTCCGAGATCGCCTCCCTGCGCCGGACCCGCCGGTTCGGGGCGACCGGAACGGTACTGATGGCCATCGGCGCGCTCGGCGCCGGCGCCCGGCCCGTCGTGCAGGACCCGACGTTCGGGGTGCGCCTGCTGAACCTGCCGTCCCGCATCCAGACCGTCTCGCTAACCATGACCACGACCGGCGCCGTCATGATGGCGTTGGCCTGGCTGATGCTGGGCCGCTACACGCTGGGCAAACGCCGGATGTCCCGCAGCCAGCTGGACCAGACGCTGCTGCTGTGGGCGCTGCCCCTGCTGATCGCGCCGCCGATGTACAGCAAGGACGTCTACTCCTATCTGGCGCAGAGCCAGATCGCGAGCATCGGGCTGGACCCCTACCGCGTCGGCCCGGCGACCGGTCTCGGGCTCGGCCACGTCTTCACCCTGACGGTGCCCAGCCTGTGGCGGGAAACGCCGGCGCCCTACGGACCGCTGTTCCTGTGGATCGGGCGCGGCATCTCCGAGATAACCGGCGACAACATCGTCGCCGGCGTGCTCTCGCACCGGCTGGTCGTGCTGCTCGGGGTCGCGGCCACGGTGTGGGCAACGCCACGGCTGGCGCGCCGCTGCGGTGTCGCCGAAGTCAGCGCACTGTGGCTGGGACCGTGTAATCCCCTGCTCTTCATGCACCTCATCGCGGGCATCCACAACGAAGCGCCGATGCTCGGACTGATGCTCGCCGGCACCGAATTCGCCATGCGCGGCATCGATTCCGCCCGCCCGTTCCTCCCACGGCCCCTGCGCCGGCCACGGCACCGCGATGACTGGGCCGCCTGGTACCCACTGGCGATGCTGCTCACCGGCACGGTGCTGATCGCCATGTCGTCGCAGATCAAGCTGCCGTCCCTGCTCGCACTGGGTTTCGTGGCGATGGCCCTCGCGCGCCGGCTCGGCGGGACGGTCAAGGCCTTCTTCCAGGCCTGCGTGCCGCTGGGCACCGTCGCACTCGCGGTCATGGCGCTCATCGGCTGGGCCAGCGGCCTGGGCTTCGGCTGGCTGTTCACCCTCGGCACCGCCAACGTGGTGCGGTCCTGGATGTCGCCGCCGACGCTGGTCGCGCTCGGTACCGGACAGGTCGGCATCCTGCTGGGACTGGGCGATCACACCACCGCGGTCCTCGGGCTGACGCGTGGGATCGGCGTCTTCGTCATCGGTGTGCTGGTGAGCTGGCTGCTGCTGTCGGTGCTGAGGGGGCGGCTGCACCCACTGGGCGGCCTCGGCGTCGCCATGGGCGCGACGGTGCTGCTGTTCCCCGTCGTGCAGCCCTGGTACCTGCTGTGGGCGATCATCCCGCTGGCCTGCTGGGCCACCCGGCCGGGCTTCCGCGGCACGACCATCGTGGTGACGTTCGTCGTCGGCGTCTTCGGCCCGACGGCCAACGGCGACCGGTTCGCGCTGTTCCAGATTCTCGACGCCACCTTGGCCAGCACCGTCATCGTGCTGCTGTTGATCGCGCTGACCCGTAACCGCCTGCCGTGGCGCGGATTGCCGGAATCAGACAACGGTGACGCCCCTGGTAGCTCCCCTGCCAGGCCCGACGCTTACGCTGAATCACCGTGA
- the sufB gene encoding Fe-S cluster assembly protein SufB, with amino-acid sequence MTTTPEQLTQEETIASLGTYGYGWADSDAAGAAATRGLNEAVVRDISAKKNEPEWMLDFRLKSLHIFDKKPMPRWGSDLDGIDFDNIKYFVRSTEKQATSWEELPEDIKNTYDRLGIPEAEKQRLVAGVAAQYESEVVYHQIREDLEALGVIFLDTDSGLREHPELFKKYFGTVIPSGDNKFSALNSAVWSGGSFIYVPPGVHVDIPLQAYFRINTENMGQFERTLIIADEGSYVHYVEGCTAPIYKSDSLHSAVVEIVVKPGARVRYTTIQNWSNNVYNLVTKRARAEAGATMEWIDGNIGSKVTMKYPAVWMTGEHAKGEVLSVAFAGEGQHQDTGAKMVHLAPNTSSNIVSKSVARGGGRSSYRGLIQVNKGAHGSKSSVKCDALLVDNISRSDTYPYVDIREDDVTMGHEATVSKVSEDQMFYLMSRGLTEDEAMAMVVRGFVEPIAKELPMEYALELNRLIELQMEGAVG; translated from the coding sequence ATGACGACCACCCCGGAACAGTTGACCCAGGAGGAAACCATTGCCTCCCTGGGCACCTACGGCTATGGCTGGGCTGACAGTGATGCCGCAGGCGCCGCCGCGACCCGCGGGCTGAACGAGGCTGTTGTCCGCGACATCTCCGCCAAGAAGAACGAGCCCGAGTGGATGCTCGACTTCCGGCTCAAGTCGCTGCACATCTTCGACAAGAAGCCCATGCCGCGCTGGGGCAGCGACCTCGACGGCATCGACTTCGACAACATCAAGTACTTCGTGCGGTCCACCGAGAAGCAGGCCACGTCCTGGGAGGAACTGCCCGAGGACATCAAGAACACCTACGACCGCCTGGGCATCCCGGAGGCCGAGAAGCAGCGCCTGGTCGCCGGCGTCGCCGCGCAGTACGAGTCCGAAGTGGTGTACCACCAGATCCGCGAAGACCTCGAGGCGCTGGGCGTCATCTTCCTGGACACCGACTCGGGCCTGCGTGAGCACCCGGAGCTGTTCAAGAAATACTTCGGCACCGTGATCCCGTCCGGTGACAACAAGTTCTCCGCGCTGAACTCCGCCGTGTGGTCGGGTGGCTCGTTCATCTACGTGCCGCCGGGCGTGCACGTCGACATCCCGCTGCAGGCCTACTTCCGGATCAACACCGAGAACATGGGCCAGTTCGAGCGGACGCTGATCATCGCCGACGAGGGCTCCTACGTGCACTACGTCGAGGGATGTACTGCGCCGATCTACAAGTCGGACTCGCTGCACTCGGCCGTCGTCGAGATCGTGGTGAAACCCGGTGCGCGCGTTCGGTACACGACCATCCAGAACTGGTCGAACAACGTCTACAACCTGGTCACCAAGCGAGCCCGCGCCGAGGCCGGCGCGACCATGGAGTGGATCGACGGCAACATCGGTTCGAAGGTCACCATGAAGTACCCGGCGGTCTGGATGACCGGCGAGCACGCCAAGGGCGAGGTGCTCTCGGTGGCGTTCGCGGGTGAAGGCCAGCACCAGGACACCGGCGCCAAGATGGTGCACCTGGCTCCGAACACGTCCTCGAATATCGTCTCGAAGTCCGTCGCCCGCGGTGGCGGCCGGTCGTCGTACCGCGGCCTGATCCAGGTCAACAAGGGTGCACACGGCTCCAAGTCGAGCGTGAAATGCGATGCGCTGCTGGTGGATAACATCAGCCGCTCGGATACGTACCCGTACGTCGACATCCGTGAGGACGACGTCACGATGGGTCACGAGGCCACGGTGTCGAAGGTCAGCGAGGATCAGATGTTCTATCTGATGAGCCGCGGCCTGACCGAGGACGAGGCCATGGCGATGGTGGTGCGCGGCTTCGTCGAGCCCATCGCCAAGGAACTGCCAATGGAATACGCGCTCGAGCTGAACCGGCTGATCGAGCTGCAGATGGAAGGTGCTGTCGGTTAA
- a CDS encoding TetR/AcrR family transcriptional regulator: protein MMRRRGDELDAAIRAAVMTLLTEQGPAGVTMEAVAAAARTSKPVLYRRWPDGAALLRDTLLRNPKAAIPHTDTGSYRGDMLAVLRGWAAVFTGPQAATMRAVVAAMTGDDELAAAFRADVIGWRKQEMADLLARGVTRGDVRADVPVEIARELGQSVLWHRLLITGDAITDELVVDLVDQVLVPFVAPTTPRS, encoded by the coding sequence CTGATGCGACGACGCGGCGACGAACTCGATGCGGCGATCCGCGCCGCGGTCATGACGCTGCTCACCGAGCAGGGACCGGCCGGGGTGACCATGGAGGCCGTCGCCGCCGCGGCCCGCACCAGCAAACCGGTGCTCTACCGACGCTGGCCCGACGGTGCCGCATTGCTGCGAGACACCTTGCTGCGCAACCCGAAAGCGGCGATACCGCACACCGACACCGGCAGCTACCGCGGCGACATGCTGGCGGTGCTGCGCGGCTGGGCCGCGGTGTTCACCGGGCCGCAAGCCGCCACCATGCGAGCGGTGGTCGCCGCGATGACCGGGGACGACGAACTCGCCGCCGCGTTCCGGGCCGACGTGATCGGCTGGCGCAAGCAGGAGATGGCCGACCTCCTGGCGCGCGGGGTGACCCGCGGCGACGTCCGCGCCGACGTGCCCGTGGAGATCGCCCGCGAGCTCGGCCAGAGCGTGCTGTGGCACCGACTCCTCATCACCGGCGACGCCATCACCGACGAGCTGGTGGTCGACCTCGTCGATCAGGTGCTGGTGCCGTTCGTCGCCCCTACTACGCCACGTAGTTAG
- a CDS encoding ABC transporter ATP-binding protein, protein MSSSETPVLLRGVSKRYGDIQAVNNLDLEVHRAQVLALLGPNGAGKTTTVEMCEGFNKPDSGSISILGLDPTADNAKLRARIGVMLQGGGGYPAAKAGEMLNLVAAYSANPLDPQWLLDTLGLTEAARTTYRRLSGGQQQRLALACAIVGRPELVFLDEPTAGMDAHARIVVWELIEGLRRDGVTVVLTTHQLTEAEELADHIVIIDHGAAVAAGTPADLMRGGAENQLRFSAPPKLDLSLLISALPEGYRATEAASGEYLVEGHIDPQVLATVTAWAARLNVLATDMRVEQRSLEDVFLDLTGRELRS, encoded by the coding sequence GTGAGTTCCAGTGAGACGCCCGTTCTGCTGCGCGGCGTCAGCAAGCGCTACGGCGATATCCAGGCCGTAAACAACCTGGACCTCGAAGTGCACCGCGCCCAGGTGCTGGCCCTGCTCGGCCCCAATGGCGCCGGCAAGACCACCACCGTCGAGATGTGCGAAGGCTTCAACAAACCCGACTCCGGGAGCATCTCGATCCTGGGTCTGGACCCGACGGCTGACAACGCCAAGCTGCGCGCCCGCATCGGTGTGATGCTGCAGGGCGGCGGCGGCTACCCCGCTGCCAAGGCCGGCGAAATGCTGAATCTGGTGGCGGCGTACTCGGCCAATCCACTCGATCCGCAGTGGCTGCTGGACACCCTGGGACTGACTGAGGCCGCCCGCACCACCTACCGTCGGCTCTCCGGTGGCCAGCAGCAGCGCCTGGCGCTGGCCTGCGCCATCGTCGGACGTCCGGAGCTGGTATTCCTCGACGAACCCACCGCCGGCATGGACGCCCACGCCCGAATTGTGGTGTGGGAGTTGATCGAAGGCCTGCGCCGTGACGGCGTGACGGTCGTGCTCACCACCCACCAGCTGACCGAGGCCGAGGAACTGGCCGACCACATCGTGATCATCGACCACGGCGCAGCGGTGGCCGCGGGCACGCCCGCCGACCTGATGCGCGGTGGCGCCGAGAACCAGTTGCGCTTCTCCGCGCCCCCCAAGCTGGACCTGTCGCTGCTGATCTCCGCGCTGCCCGAGGGCTACCGCGCCACCGAAGCCGCCAGCGGCGAATACCTGGTGGAAGGCCATATCGACCCGCAGGTGCTGGCCACCGTCACCGCGTGGGCCGCCCGCCTGAATGTGTTGGCCACCGACATGCGCGTCGAGCAGCGCAGCCTCGAGGACGTGTTCCTCGACCTGACCGGACGGGAGCTGCGGTCGTGA
- a CDS encoding cysteine desulfurase: MTASVDLDLTRIRADFPILSRVMRGGNTLAYLDSGATSQKPLQVLDAERQFLTTSNGAVHRGAHQLMEESTDAYEQGRADIAAFVGADDDELVFTKNATEALNLVSYAVGDNRFDRMVGPGDVIATTELEHHANLIPWQELARRTGAELRWYRATDDGRIDLDSLQLDDRVKVVAFTHHSNVTGAIAPVAELVARAKAVGALTVLDACQSVPHQPIDFHALDVDFAAFSGHKMLGPTGIGVLYGRRELLNALPPFLTGGSMIETVTMESVIYAPAPQRFEAGTPMTSQVVGLAAAARYLSAIGMAAIEAHEAELVAATLEGLSQIPQVRIIGPTTTEHRGSPVSFVLDGVHAHDVGQILDDEGIAVRVGHHCAAPLHRRFGIAATARASFAVYNTLDEVDRLVAGVKRAIEFFGRDST; this comes from the coding sequence GTGACCGCGTCAGTTGATCTCGACCTGACGCGGATCAGGGCCGACTTCCCGATCCTGAGTCGGGTGATGCGCGGCGGAAACACGTTGGCGTACCTCGATTCCGGGGCTACGTCGCAGAAGCCGCTACAGGTCCTCGATGCCGAGCGGCAGTTTCTGACCACCTCCAACGGCGCGGTGCACCGTGGTGCACACCAGCTGATGGAGGAGTCCACGGACGCCTACGAACAGGGCCGCGCGGACATTGCGGCGTTCGTCGGTGCCGATGACGACGAGCTGGTGTTCACCAAGAACGCCACCGAGGCGCTGAACCTGGTGTCGTATGCGGTGGGGGACAACCGGTTTGACCGCATGGTCGGGCCGGGAGACGTCATCGCAACCACCGAGCTGGAGCACCACGCGAACCTGATCCCATGGCAGGAGCTGGCTCGTCGCACCGGTGCCGAGCTGCGTTGGTACCGCGCCACTGATGACGGTCGTATCGACCTGGATTCGCTGCAGCTCGATGACCGGGTGAAAGTGGTTGCCTTCACTCATCATTCGAATGTCACGGGAGCCATTGCACCGGTCGCCGAACTGGTGGCACGGGCCAAAGCCGTCGGCGCGCTGACGGTGCTCGACGCCTGCCAGTCGGTGCCGCACCAGCCCATCGACTTCCACGCCCTCGACGTCGATTTCGCGGCGTTCTCTGGCCACAAGATGTTGGGCCCCACTGGAATTGGTGTGCTGTACGGCCGTCGTGAGCTGCTGAATGCGTTGCCGCCGTTCCTCACGGGCGGGTCCATGATCGAGACCGTCACCATGGAATCGGTGATTTACGCGCCCGCGCCGCAGCGGTTCGAGGCCGGCACCCCGATGACCTCGCAGGTCGTCGGGTTGGCTGCTGCCGCACGGTATTTGAGTGCCATCGGCATGGCTGCCATCGAGGCGCACGAAGCCGAGTTGGTGGCTGCGACACTGGAGGGTCTGTCCCAGATTCCGCAGGTGCGGATCATCGGGCCGACCACCACCGAGCATCGCGGATCGCCGGTGAGCTTCGTGCTCGACGGAGTCCACGCCCACGACGTCGGCCAGATTCTCGACGACGAGGGCATCGCCGTCCGCGTTGGCCACCACTGCGCGGCCCCGCTGCACCGGCGGTTCGGCATCGCGGCGACCGCGCGGGCGTCGTTCGCCGTCTACAACACGCTCGACGAGGTTGACCGCTTGGTCGCGGGCGTCAAACGCGCTATCGAATTTTTTGGGCGTGATTCCACATGA
- a CDS encoding metal-sulfur cluster assembly factor, with product MSEATPEETTAVNAVDDPELLDAVEEAMRDVVDPELGINVVDLGLVYGMSLEEGDEGTVAKLDMTLTSAACPLTDVIEDQSRTALVGAGLVSDLKLNWVWNPPWGPDKITDDGREQLRALGFTV from the coding sequence ATGAGTGAAGCCACACCCGAGGAAACGACTGCGGTCAACGCCGTCGATGACCCCGAACTGCTCGATGCGGTCGAGGAGGCGATGCGCGACGTCGTCGACCCCGAGCTGGGCATCAATGTCGTCGACCTCGGCCTGGTCTACGGCATGAGCCTTGAAGAAGGCGATGAAGGCACCGTCGCGAAGCTCGATATGACGCTGACGTCGGCGGCCTGCCCGTTGACCGACGTCATCGAAGACCAGTCGCGGACTGCCTTGGTGGGTGCGGGCCTGGTCAGCGATCTGAAGCTGAACTGGGTGTGGAACCCGCCGTGGGGGCCGGACAAGATCACCGACGACGGCCGCGAGCAGCTTCGGGCGCTCGGCTTCACGGTCTAG
- the sufU gene encoding Fe-S cluster assembly sulfur transfer protein SufU, producing MRMEQMYQEVILDHYKHPHHRGLREPFGAQVHHVNPTCGDEVTLRVTLSDDGETIADISYDGQGCSISQASTSVLTDQVIGQSVDEALKTVGAFTEMISSRGSVEGDEDVLGDGIAFAGVAKYPARVKCALLGWTAFKAALAEASAKDTVLAAVGTNAEGKR from the coding sequence ATGAGAATGGAACAGATGTACCAGGAAGTGATCCTGGACCACTACAAGCACCCGCATCATCGCGGGCTGCGCGAGCCGTTCGGCGCGCAGGTGCACCACGTCAACCCGACATGCGGTGACGAGGTGACGCTGCGGGTGACGCTGTCCGACGACGGCGAGACCATCGCCGACATCTCGTACGACGGCCAGGGTTGTTCAATCAGCCAGGCATCGACGTCGGTGCTCACTGATCAGGTGATCGGTCAGAGCGTCGACGAAGCACTCAAGACCGTCGGCGCATTCACCGAGATGATTTCCTCCCGCGGAAGCGTGGAGGGAGACGAAGATGTGTTGGGTGACGGCATCGCATTCGCCGGCGTCGCCAAATATCCGGCGCGGGTGAAATGCGCGCTGCTGGGTTGGACTGCGTTCAAAGCCGCGCTCGCCGAGGCGAGTGCCAAAGACACCGTGCTGGCAGCTGTCGGCACCAATGCGGAGGGTAAGCGATGA
- a CDS encoding ABC transporter permease, with the protein MSTETNRFAPGTFTPDPRPAAIPAMLAAQYSLELKLLLRNGEQLLLTMFIPITLLIGLTLLPLGSLGDHRPGTFTPPIMALAVISTAFTGQAIAVAFDRRYGALKRLGATALPVWGIIAGKSLAVVTTVFLQSILLGGIGIALGWRPSPLSLLLGAVVIAIGTASFAALGLLLGGTLKAEIVLALANLLWFILAGLGALTIEHRVVPDALRWVARLTPSGALTESLTQAMTLSVDWFGIAVLAVWGALAGLAAMRWFRFS; encoded by the coding sequence GTGAGTACCGAGACCAATCGGTTCGCACCGGGGACGTTCACCCCGGACCCGCGGCCCGCCGCCATCCCCGCGATGCTCGCGGCGCAGTACAGCCTGGAGCTCAAGCTGCTGCTGCGCAACGGCGAGCAACTGCTGCTGACCATGTTCATCCCGATCACGCTGCTGATCGGGCTCACGCTGCTGCCGCTGGGCTCGCTGGGCGACCACCGTCCGGGCACGTTCACCCCGCCAATCATGGCGCTGGCGGTGATCTCGACGGCGTTCACCGGGCAGGCCATCGCCGTCGCCTTCGATCGGCGCTACGGCGCGCTCAAACGCCTCGGCGCCACCGCGCTGCCGGTGTGGGGCATCATCGCCGGCAAGTCGCTCGCCGTGGTCACCACGGTGTTCCTGCAGTCAATCCTGTTGGGCGGCATCGGCATTGCGCTGGGCTGGCGGCCGAGCCCGCTGAGCCTGCTCCTCGGTGCGGTGGTCATTGCGATCGGTACCGCGTCGTTCGCCGCGCTGGGCCTGCTCCTCGGCGGGACACTGAAGGCCGAGATCGTGCTGGCCCTGGCGAACCTGTTGTGGTTCATCCTGGCCGGTCTCGGCGCCCTGACCATCGAGCACCGGGTGGTCCCCGATGCGTTGCGCTGGGTGGCGCGGCTGACGCCGTCGGGCGCACTGACCGAGTCGCTCACCCAGGCGATGACGCTGTCGGTGGACTGGTTCGGCATCGCTGTGCTGGCCGTGTGGGGCGCACTGGCCGGACTGGCCGCGATGCGCTGGTTCCGGTTCAGCTGA
- the sufD gene encoding Fe-S cluster assembly protein SufD translates to MTNLTEAAEGIVATQGTPLAPANKGELFTSFDVNAFEVPHGRDELWRFTPLKRLHGLHDGSAEATGAARIEVSARDGVTVETVGRDDSRLGQGGVPADRVAAQAYSSFTEATIVSVGRDVQVAEPIEIAIAGPGEGKTAYGHLQLRVAELGEAVVVIDQSGSGTYADNIEFVVGDAARLTVVSIADWADDAVNVSTHHATLGKDAVLRHVAVTLGGDVVRLTSRTRYLAAGGDAEMLGLYFADDGQHFESRLLVDHAVPNCRSNVLYKGALQGDPDSKKPDAHTVWIGDVLIRAEALGTDTFEVNRNLVLTDGARADSVPNLEIETGEIVGAGHASATGRFDDEQLFYLQARGIPEDQARRLVVRGFFGEIIQKIAVPEVRERLTAAIEHELELTEGRNNS, encoded by the coding sequence ATGACCAACTTGACCGAGGCGGCGGAGGGAATCGTCGCCACGCAAGGTACACCGTTGGCTCCCGCCAACAAGGGCGAGCTGTTTACGTCCTTTGACGTCAACGCTTTCGAAGTGCCGCACGGCCGCGACGAGCTCTGGCGGTTCACTCCGCTGAAGCGACTGCACGGCCTGCACGACGGCTCCGCCGAAGCCACCGGCGCTGCGCGCATTGAGGTTTCGGCGCGTGACGGTGTCACCGTCGAGACCGTCGGGCGCGACGATTCGCGGCTGGGCCAGGGCGGTGTTCCGGCCGACCGCGTTGCCGCACAGGCATATTCGTCGTTCACCGAGGCCACCATCGTGTCCGTCGGGCGCGATGTTCAGGTCGCCGAGCCCATCGAGATCGCCATCGCCGGTCCCGGTGAGGGCAAGACCGCCTATGGCCACCTGCAGCTGCGGGTCGCCGAACTGGGCGAGGCCGTCGTCGTCATCGACCAGAGCGGCAGCGGAACTTACGCTGACAACATCGAATTCGTCGTCGGCGACGCCGCGCGGCTGACAGTCGTGTCGATCGCCGACTGGGCCGACGACGCGGTGAACGTCAGCACCCACCACGCCACCCTGGGCAAGGACGCAGTGCTGCGGCACGTCGCCGTCACCCTCGGCGGCGACGTCGTACGGTTGACCTCGCGCACCCGCTACCTCGCGGCCGGCGGCGACGCCGAGATGCTGGGCCTGTACTTCGCCGACGACGGTCAGCACTTCGAGTCGCGGCTGCTTGTCGACCACGCGGTGCCGAACTGCCGCTCCAACGTGTTGTACAAGGGTGCGCTGCAAGGGGATCCGGACTCGAAGAAGCCCGATGCTCACACCGTGTGGATCGGCGACGTGCTGATCCGCGCAGAGGCGCTGGGCACCGACACCTTCGAGGTGAACCGCAACCTGGTGCTCACCGACGGCGCGCGCGCCGACTCGGTGCCGAATCTCGAGATCGAGACCGGCGAGATCGTCGGCGCCGGACACGCCAGTGCCACCGGACGTTTCGACGACGAGCAGCTCTTCTATCTGCAGGCCCGCGGTATCCCCGAAGACCAGGCCCGCCGCCTGGTGGTCCGGGGCTTCTTCGGCGAGATCATCCAAAAGATCGCCGTGCCGGAAGTCCGCGAACGCCTCACCGCCGCCATCGAACACGAACTTGAACTGACTGAAGGACGCAACAACTCATGA
- the sufC gene encoding Fe-S cluster assembly ATPase SufC, with protein sequence MTTLEIKDLHVSVTAPDGADVPILKGVNLTVKSGETHAVMGPNGSGKSTLSYAIAGHPKYTVTSGSITLDGEDVLEMSVDERARAGLFLAMQYPVEVPGVSMSNFLRTAATAVRGEAPKLRHWVKEVKTAMSELDIDPAFGERSVNEGFSGGEKKRHEILQLGLLKPKIAILDETDSGLDVDALRVVSEGVNRYAEAEHGGVLLITHYTRILRYIRPQFVHVFFDGRIITSGGPELADELEENGYERYTTAAAEA encoded by the coding sequence ATGACCACACTGGAAATCAAGGACCTGCACGTCTCGGTCACCGCACCCGACGGCGCCGACGTGCCGATCCTCAAGGGCGTCAACCTGACGGTGAAGTCGGGCGAAACCCACGCGGTCATGGGCCCCAACGGTTCTGGCAAGTCGACGCTGTCGTACGCCATCGCCGGCCACCCCAAGTACACCGTCACCTCCGGGTCCATCACCCTGGACGGCGAGGACGTGCTGGAGATGAGCGTCGACGAGCGTGCGCGCGCCGGCCTGTTCCTGGCCATGCAGTACCCGGTCGAGGTGCCCGGCGTCTCGATGTCGAACTTCCTGCGCACCGCGGCCACTGCTGTTCGAGGCGAGGCGCCCAAGCTGCGGCACTGGGTCAAAGAGGTCAAGACCGCCATGTCCGAGCTGGACATCGACCCGGCGTTCGGCGAGCGCAGCGTCAACGAAGGCTTCTCCGGTGGTGAGAAGAAGCGCCACGAAATCCTGCAGCTGGGCCTGCTGAAGCCGAAGATCGCCATCCTCGACGAGACCGACTCCGGCCTCGACGTCGACGCCCTGCGCGTCGTCTCCGAGGGCGTCAACCGCTACGCCGAGGCCGAGCACGGCGGCGTCCTGCTCATCACGCACTACACCCGCATCCTGCGCTACATCCGTCCGCAGTTCGTGCACGTCTTCTTCGATGGCCGCATCATCACCTCCGGTGGACCGGAGCTGGCCGACGAACTCGAAGAGAACGGCTACGAGCGCTACACCACCGCGGCTGCTGAGGCCTGA